The proteins below come from a single Anolis sagrei isolate rAnoSag1 chromosome 8, rAnoSag1.mat, whole genome shotgun sequence genomic window:
- the TMEM170A gene encoding transmembrane protein 170A — translation MADGGDGNPEPGGLLQQILSLRLVPPPGNLTGAACPRTLCQFSEMWYGVFLWALVSSLFFHIPAGLLGLFTLRRHKYGKYMSVSIVLMGLMGPIAAGSLTSAAIAGVYRAAGKKMSPFEALVLGVGQTICVVLISFFRVLATL, via the exons ATGGCGGATGGCGGCGATGGGAATCCCGAGCCCGGTGGGCTCTTGCAACAGATCCTGAGCCTCCGCCTGGTCCCGCCGCCGGGGAACCTCACCGGAGCCGCTTGCCCCAGGACCCTCTGCCAGTTCTCAG agatgtGGTATGGGGTCTTCCTCTGGGCCCTggtctcctccctcttcttccacaTCCCGGCGGGGCTGCTGGGCCTCTTCACCCTCCGGCGGCACAAATACGGCAAGTACATGTCGGTGAGCATCGTGCTGATGGGCCTCATGGGACCAATCGCCGCCGGGAGCTTGACAA GTGCTGCAATTGCTGGCGTCTACAGAGCAGCCGGGAAGAAGATGAGCCCCTTTGAAGCCCTGGTTCTAGGAGTGGGGCAGACCATCTGCGTGGTCTTGATTTCCTTCTTTCGGGTTTTAGCCACCCTTTAG